One window of Brachybacterium ginsengisoli genomic DNA carries:
- the rpsL gene encoding 30S ribosomal protein S12, whose product MPTIQQLVRKGRNAKSSASKTPALKGSPQRRGVCTRVYTQTPKKPNSALRKIARVKLSTGVEVTAYIPGEGHNLQEHSIVLVRGGRVKDLPGVRYKIVRGALDTQSVKGRQQARSRYGAKKEKK is encoded by the coding sequence GTGCCCACTATTCAGCAGTTGGTGCGCAAGGGGAGGAACGCGAAGTCGTCCGCCTCGAAGACGCCCGCGCTCAAGGGTTCGCCCCAGCGCCGCGGTGTCTGCACGCGCGTCTACACCCAGACCCCCAAGAAGCCGAACTCCGCGCTGCGCAAGATCGCGCGTGTGAAGCTGTCGACCGGCGTCGAGGTGACCGCCTACATCCCCGGCGAGGGCCACAACCTCCAGGAGCACTCCATCGTGCTCGTCCGCGGCGGTCGTGTGAAGGACCTGCCCGGCGTGCGCTACAAGATCGTGCGTGGCGCTCTTGACACCCAGTCCGTCAAGGGTCGCCAGCAGGCCCGCTCCCGCTACGGCGCCAAGAAGGAGAAGAAGTAA
- the rpsG gene encoding 30S ribosomal protein S7 has protein sequence MPRKGPAPKRQLVVDPVFGSPIVTQLINKILLDGKKTVAEGIVYGALEGAREKNGQDPVVTLKKALDNIRPSLEVRSRRVGGATYQVPIEVKPGRATTLALRWLVSYARARRENTMTERLMNEILDASNGLGAAVKRREDTHKMAESNRAFAHYRW, from the coding sequence ATGCCTCGTAAGGGCCCCGCTCCCAAGCGCCAGCTCGTCGTCGACCCGGTCTTCGGCTCGCCGATCGTCACGCAGCTCATCAACAAGATCCTCCTGGACGGCAAGAAGACCGTCGCCGAGGGCATCGTCTACGGCGCGCTCGAGGGCGCCCGTGAGAAGAACGGCCAGGACCCGGTCGTCACCCTGAAGAAGGCGCTGGACAACATCCGTCCGTCGCTCGAGGTCCGCTCCCGCCGCGTCGGCGGTGCGACCTACCAGGTCCCGATCGAGGTCAAGCCCGGCCGTGCCACCACCCTGGCGCTGCGCTGGCTGGTCAGCTACGCCCGTGCGCGTCGCGAGAACACCATGACCGAGCGTCTGATGAACGAGATCCTGGACGCCTCCAACGGCCTCGGCGCCGCTGTCAAGCGTCGCGAGGACACCCACAAGATGGCCGAGTCCAACCGGGCCTTCGCTCACTACCGCTGGTGA
- the ngcE gene encoding N-acetylglucosamine/diacetylchitobiose ABC transporter substrate-binding protein, producing MDPQHDPLLETPLDRLGSSRRRFLSLASLGTGAVALSACATGGGGGDEGSSDGGGGAVAEGGGEVSDDNPFGLEADSTVDVVIFNGGYGDQYAKDAGEEFQKLYPEATAKVSSTVNIQSDLQPRFIGGDPPDLFDNSGAQSMNASALISEGSLAELGALIDAPSLDGGTIGDSLLPGVLVPGTYSGKLYALNYMYTVFALWYSAKQFEEKGWKAPATWDDVMTIGEAAKKEDLALFAWGGQNAADYYHELALSMAIKEGGPEVAKALDTLDAGAYEQPTVVDAFAAIEEAVKAGYFLSGGAGIKHTEAQTEWVTGSAVLYPSGSWIENEQRSTTPEDYAMTGVATPMLSDAAAMGAGAIHGAAGEPFMVPSKAANGAGGLEFLRVMLSKAQCENFSKLTSSMTIVKDTIPEDGFGSTALSSVSSMIDTAGEDVFTFNFSDWYGMGETFKPLWAEFLNGDVTADEARERSQKAVDTIREDDSIEKFDVE from the coding sequence ATGGATCCACAGCACGATCCCCTGCTCGAGACCCCCCTGGACCGACTGGGCTCCTCCCGGCGCCGCTTCCTCTCCCTCGCCTCGCTCGGCACCGGTGCGGTGGCGCTCAGCGCCTGCGCCACCGGTGGCGGCGGCGGTGACGAGGGCAGCAGCGATGGCGGCGGCGGTGCGGTCGCCGAGGGCGGCGGCGAGGTCAGCGATGACAACCCCTTCGGCCTCGAGGCCGATTCGACCGTCGACGTGGTCATCTTCAACGGCGGCTACGGCGACCAGTACGCCAAGGATGCCGGCGAGGAGTTCCAGAAGCTCTACCCGGAGGCGACGGCGAAGGTCTCCTCGACGGTGAACATCCAGTCCGATCTCCAGCCTCGCTTCATCGGCGGTGATCCGCCCGATCTCTTCGACAACTCCGGCGCCCAGTCCATGAACGCCAGCGCCCTCATCTCCGAGGGCAGCCTCGCCGAGCTCGGTGCTCTCATCGATGCACCCTCGCTCGACGGAGGCACCATCGGCGATTCGCTGCTCCCGGGCGTCCTGGTCCCAGGCACCTACTCCGGCAAGCTGTACGCGCTGAACTACATGTACACGGTGTTCGCGCTGTGGTACTCGGCCAAGCAGTTCGAGGAGAAGGGCTGGAAGGCTCCGGCCACCTGGGACGACGTCATGACCATCGGCGAGGCCGCCAAGAAGGAGGACCTCGCACTGTTCGCCTGGGGCGGCCAGAACGCGGCCGACTACTACCACGAGCTCGCCCTGTCGATGGCGATCAAGGAGGGCGGCCCCGAGGTCGCCAAGGCCCTGGACACCCTCGACGCGGGTGCCTACGAGCAGCCCACCGTGGTCGATGCCTTCGCCGCGATCGAGGAGGCCGTCAAGGCCGGGTACTTCCTCTCCGGCGGCGCCGGCATCAAGCACACCGAGGCCCAGACGGAGTGGGTCACCGGCAGCGCCGTCTTGTACCCCTCGGGCTCGTGGATCGAGAACGAGCAGCGCAGCACCACCCCGGAGGACTACGCCATGACCGGCGTGGCCACCCCGATGCTCTCCGACGCGGCGGCGATGGGGGCCGGGGCCATCCACGGCGCCGCGGGCGAGCCGTTCATGGTGCCCAGCAAGGCGGCCAACGGCGCCGGCGGCCTGGAGTTCCTGCGCGTGATGCTGTCCAAGGCCCAGTGCGAGAACTTCTCGAAGCTGACCTCGTCGATGACCATCGTGAAGGACACGATCCCCGAGGACGGCTTCGGGTCGACCGCGCTCTCCTCGGTGAGCTCGATGATCGACACGGCGGGGGAGGACGTCTTCACCTTCAACTTCTCCGACTGGTACGGGATGGGCGAGACCTTCAAGCCGCTGTGGGCCGAGTTCCTCAACGGCGACGTCACCGCCGACGAGGCCCGTGAGCGCTCGCAGAAGGCGGTCGACACGATCCGCGAGGACGACAGCATCGAGAAGTTCGACGTCGAATGA
- a CDS encoding resuscitation-promoting factor: MKKTPWIIGAATLCVVAVGGGGTAFAMSSEAKINVYGEDSSVRIFSQPTVADLLSDQGIELQESDLVLPGLDAVVTDGMDIQVIQRTPVTVTVDGVAKELLTTGDTVADALEEAEYKAEGAAITPAPETSLEDAEGEVEVVTRKTVTFVGQYGQDTFEVNALTVGEAMDKVLGDVKDTDKADVPRDTILEDGATHTVKRVRESERKETEKVPFETKTVKDDSLFEGTTKTTTEGKNGSVEKVYAETTVDGKVSKSELVSEKVTEKPVTEVVAEGTKEKPKPEPKPEPRETSSKSTRSTDRDSSDSSSSDSESSKSSSSDSKSSDSSSSDSSKESSSSAPAAPSAPSGSVWDRLAQCESGGNWSINTGNGYYGGIQFDRGTWLAYGGDKYAPTANLATREQQIDIAKKVQANQGWGAWPSCTSQLGIR, translated from the coding sequence GTGAAGAAGACCCCGTGGATCATCGGAGCGGCGACCCTCTGCGTCGTCGCCGTCGGAGGCGGCGGCACCGCCTTCGCGATGTCGAGCGAGGCGAAGATCAACGTGTACGGCGAGGACTCCTCCGTGCGCATCTTCTCGCAGCCCACCGTCGCCGACCTGCTCTCGGACCAGGGCATCGAGCTCCAGGAGTCCGACCTGGTCCTCCCCGGCCTCGACGCCGTGGTCACCGACGGCATGGACATCCAGGTCATCCAGCGCACCCCGGTCACCGTGACGGTGGACGGCGTCGCCAAGGAGCTCCTCACCACCGGTGACACCGTCGCCGATGCGCTCGAGGAGGCCGAGTACAAGGCCGAGGGCGCGGCGATCACCCCGGCCCCCGAGACCAGCCTCGAGGACGCCGAGGGCGAAGTCGAGGTCGTCACGCGCAAGACGGTCACCTTCGTGGGCCAGTACGGCCAGGACACCTTCGAGGTCAACGCGCTGACCGTCGGCGAGGCGATGGACAAGGTCCTCGGCGACGTCAAGGACACCGACAAGGCCGACGTCCCCCGCGACACCATCCTCGAGGACGGCGCCACCCACACCGTCAAGCGCGTCCGCGAGTCCGAGCGCAAGGAGACCGAGAAGGTCCCGTTCGAGACGAAGACCGTCAAGGACGACTCCCTGTTCGAGGGCACCACGAAGACCACCACCGAGGGCAAGAACGGCTCGGTCGAGAAGGTCTACGCGGAGACCACCGTCGACGGCAAGGTCTCGAAGTCCGAGCTCGTCTCCGAGAAGGTCACCGAGAAGCCGGTCACCGAGGTCGTCGCCGAGGGCACCAAGGAGAAGCCGAAGCCGGAGCCCAAGCCGGAGCCGCGCGAGACCTCCTCGAAGTCGACCCGCAGCACGGATCGCGACTCCTCCGACTCGAGCTCCTCCGATTCCGAGTCGTCGAAGTCCAGCTCGTCCGACTCGAAGTCCTCCGACTCGAGCTCGTCCGATTCCTCCAAGGAGTCGAGCTCGAGCGCGCCGGCGGCGCCGTCGGCCCCCTCCGGTTCGGTCTGGGACCGTCTCGCCCAGTGCGAGTCCGGTGGCAACTGGTCCATCAACACCGGCAACGGCTACTACGGCGGCATCCAGTTCGACCGCGGCACCTGGCTCGCCTACGGCGGCGACAAGTACGCGCCGACCGCGAACCTCGCCACCCGCGAGCAGCAGATCGACATCGCCAAGAAGGTCCAGGCCAACCAGGGTTGGGGCGCCTGGCCGTCCTGCACCTCGCAGCTCGGCATCCGCTGA
- a CDS encoding carbohydrate ABC transporter permease has protein sequence MSTGLEHSTPAPERSASRKVAPRRQGGRTGDRVFSIVAQVILTIWALAVLLPLLWTVFSSFKTSGEILSSPFSMPAEWSFKNFATAWTEAGIGRFFGNTVVVVGGALLLVMLLGAMCAYVLARYEFPGRRIIYYSLIAGLTFPLFLAVVPLFFIMESLHIRGTYIGLILAYVGFALPFTVFFLYAFFRQLPEEIGEAAAIDGAGDFRTFFQVMLPMAGPGMASVTIFNFLGLWNQFLIPIVLNTDRDKYVLAQGLANMQAQQGYDSDWGAMFASVTITILPVLVVYMIFQRQLQGGIGPSTNK, from the coding sequence ATGAGCACCGGCCTCGAGCACTCCACCCCCGCTCCGGAGCGATCCGCCTCCAGGAAGGTCGCCCCGCGCCGCCAGGGCGGACGGACCGGCGACCGGGTCTTCTCGATCGTCGCCCAGGTGATCCTCACGATCTGGGCGTTGGCGGTGCTGCTCCCGCTGCTGTGGACCGTGTTCAGCTCGTTCAAGACCTCCGGCGAGATCCTCTCCTCGCCGTTCTCGATGCCCGCGGAGTGGAGCTTCAAGAACTTCGCCACCGCCTGGACCGAGGCGGGCATCGGCCGCTTCTTCGGCAACACCGTGGTGGTGGTGGGCGGGGCCCTGCTCCTGGTCATGCTGCTCGGGGCGATGTGCGCCTACGTGCTGGCCAGGTACGAGTTCCCGGGCCGGAGGATCATCTACTACTCGCTGATCGCCGGCCTCACCTTCCCGCTGTTCCTCGCCGTGGTGCCGCTCTTCTTCATCATGGAGTCGCTGCACATCCGCGGCACGTACATCGGGCTGATCCTGGCCTACGTCGGCTTCGCGCTGCCGTTCACGGTCTTCTTCCTCTACGCCTTCTTCCGGCAGCTCCCGGAGGAGATCGGCGAGGCGGCGGCGATCGACGGTGCCGGGGATTTCCGGACGTTCTTCCAGGTGATGCTGCCGATGGCGGGTCCGGGAATGGCCAGCGTCACGATCTTCAACTTCCTGGGTCTGTGGAACCAGTTCCTGATCCCGATCGTGCTGAACACGGACCGCGACAAGTACGTGCTCGCGCAGGGTCTGGCGAACATGCAGGCGCAGCAGGGCTACGACTCGGACTGGGGTGCCATGTTCGCCTCCGTCACGATCACGATCCTCCCGGTGCTGGTGGTCTACATGATCTTCCAGCGCCAGCTGCAGGGCGGGATCGGACCGAGCACCAACAAGTGA
- a CDS encoding carbohydrate ABC transporter permease: protein MMAAVPTAAPPESAPRSRGRRARLTPSRLVFFALFLGVPMLIYVVFVVSPFLQAFYYSLTDWRGLARAPQFIGLGNYVTLFQDEVFLKALRNNLILMVVLPTVTITLSFALAILVTVGGDTRGAIRGIRGATIFRVVSFFPYVIPAVVIGILFAFVYSPNGGLLNGLLGLVGLDIQIGWLGDRRFALAAIIVAVVWSLVGFYMVLFVAAIKSIPSEVVEAARIDGAGRFRLSVAVILPMVRENVSTAAVYMGIMALDMFVYVNVMTPNGGLGKSTEVVSRYLYQTAFSESRFGLASAMGVVMALITMLMAVLVLFGTRQRKEER from the coding sequence ATGATGGCTGCAGTCCCCACGGCCGCTCCCCCGGAGAGCGCACCGCGCTCCCGGGGGAGGCGGGCCCGTCTCACCCCGTCCCGCCTCGTGTTCTTCGCCCTCTTCCTGGGCGTACCGATGCTGATCTACGTCGTGTTCGTGGTCTCGCCGTTCCTGCAGGCCTTCTACTACTCGCTGACCGACTGGCGCGGCCTGGCGCGAGCTCCGCAGTTCATCGGCCTGGGCAACTACGTCACGCTCTTCCAGGACGAGGTCTTCCTCAAGGCGCTGCGCAACAACCTGATCCTCATGGTCGTGCTGCCCACGGTCACGATCACGCTGTCCTTCGCCCTGGCCATCCTGGTCACGGTCGGCGGGGACACCCGCGGCGCGATCCGCGGCATCCGCGGCGCGACCATCTTCCGGGTCGTGAGCTTCTTCCCGTACGTGATCCCGGCCGTGGTGATCGGCATCCTGTTCGCCTTCGTCTACTCACCCAACGGCGGCCTGCTCAACGGGCTGCTCGGTCTGGTGGGCCTGGACATCCAGATCGGCTGGCTGGGTGACCGGCGCTTCGCCCTGGCGGCGATCATCGTCGCGGTGGTCTGGTCGCTGGTGGGCTTCTACATGGTGCTCTTCGTCGCCGCGATCAAGTCGATCCCCTCCGAGGTGGTCGAGGCGGCCCGCATCGACGGTGCCGGGCGATTCCGGCTGTCCGTCGCGGTGATCCTCCCGATGGTGCGGGAGAACGTCTCCACCGCCGCGGTGTACATGGGGATCATGGCGCTGGACATGTTCGTGTACGTCAACGTCATGACGCCCAACGGCGGCCTCGGCAAGAGCACCGAGGTCGTCTCCCGGTACCTGTACCAGACCGCGTTCAGCGAGTCCCGCTTCGGGCTGGCCTCGGCGATGGGCGTGGTCATGGCCCTGATCACGATGCTGATGGCCGTCCTGGTGCTGTTCGGGACCCGGCAGAGGAAGGAGGAGCGATGA
- the fusA gene encoding elongation factor G, translating to MALEVLSDLNKVRNIGIMAHIDAGKTTTTERILFYTGVNYKMGETHDGAGTMDWMEQEKERGITITSAATTCYWHDNQINIIDTPGHVDFTVEVERSLRVLDGAVAVFDGKEGVEPQSETVWRQADKYEVPRICFVNKMDKLGADFFFTVKTIVDRLGAKPLVMQVPIGAENDFRGIIDLVEMKAYDWPETLEEDMAAINSKKGDPSLGQWQREIPIPEDLADTVEEYRNKLVEDVAESSEELMEKYLEEGDLTVDELKAGIRSMTVNSEAYPVFCGTAFKNKGVQPMLNGVIDYLPSPLDVPPMIGHDVKDEEKELTRKPDWDEPFSALAFKVAAHPFFGSLTYVRVYSGQVQQGMQILNATTGKKERVGKLFQMHSNKENPVEEAFAGHIYAFIGLKDTTTGDTLCDPANPIQLESMSFPEPVISVAIEPKTKGDQEKLGVAIQKLAKEDPTFQVQLDEETGQTVIRGMGELHLDILVDRMRREFNVEANIGKPQVAYRETIKRTVEKFDFTHKKQTGGSGQFAKVQITFGPLTDAEDGVFYEFENKVTGGRIPREYIPSIDAGIQDALQGGIMAGYPVVNVKASLLDGAYHDVDSSEMAFKIAGSMAAKEALRKAQPVLLEPLMDVEVRTPEEYMGDVIGDLNSRRGQVQSMEDASGVKIVRALVPLSEMFGYVGDLRSKTQGRAMYTMQFDSYAEVPGSIAEEIVAKTRGE from the coding sequence GTGGCACTCGAAGTGCTCAGCGACCTGAACAAGGTCCGCAACATCGGCATCATGGCTCACATCGATGCCGGCAAGACCACCACGACCGAGCGCATCCTCTTCTACACCGGCGTGAACTACAAGATGGGCGAGACCCACGACGGCGCCGGGACGATGGACTGGATGGAGCAGGAGAAGGAGCGCGGCATCACGATCACGTCGGCCGCGACGACCTGCTACTGGCACGACAACCAGATCAACATCATCGACACCCCCGGGCACGTCGACTTCACCGTCGAGGTGGAGCGTTCGCTCCGCGTGCTCGACGGCGCCGTCGCCGTGTTCGACGGCAAGGAGGGCGTCGAGCCCCAGTCGGAGACCGTCTGGCGCCAGGCCGACAAGTACGAGGTCCCGCGCATCTGCTTCGTCAACAAGATGGACAAGCTGGGCGCCGACTTCTTCTTCACCGTCAAGACGATCGTCGATCGCCTCGGCGCGAAGCCGCTGGTCATGCAGGTTCCGATCGGCGCAGAGAACGACTTCCGCGGCATCATCGACCTCGTCGAGATGAAGGCCTACGACTGGCCCGAGACTCTCGAGGAGGACATGGCGGCGATCAACTCCAAGAAGGGTGACCCCTCGCTCGGCCAGTGGCAGCGCGAGATCCCGATCCCCGAGGATCTGGCGGACACCGTCGAGGAGTACCGCAACAAGCTCGTCGAGGACGTCGCCGAGAGCTCCGAGGAGCTCATGGAGAAGTACCTCGAGGAGGGCGACCTCACCGTCGACGAGCTCAAGGCCGGCATCCGGTCCATGACCGTCAACTCGGAGGCCTACCCCGTCTTCTGCGGCACCGCCTTCAAGAACAAGGGCGTCCAGCCCATGCTCAACGGCGTCATCGACTACCTCCCCTCGCCCCTCGACGTGCCGCCGATGATCGGCCACGACGTCAAGGACGAGGAGAAGGAGCTCACCCGCAAGCCCGACTGGGACGAGCCCTTCTCGGCTCTCGCCTTCAAGGTCGCCGCGCACCCGTTCTTCGGGTCGCTGACCTACGTGCGCGTCTACTCCGGTCAGGTGCAGCAGGGCATGCAGATCCTGAACGCCACCACCGGCAAGAAGGAGCGCGTCGGCAAGCTGTTCCAGATGCACTCCAACAAGGAGAACCCGGTGGAGGAGGCCTTCGCGGGCCACATCTACGCGTTCATCGGCCTCAAGGACACCACCACCGGTGACACCCTCTGCGATCCGGCGAACCCGATCCAGCTGGAGTCCATGAGCTTCCCGGAGCCGGTCATCTCGGTGGCCATCGAGCCCAAGACCAAGGGCGACCAGGAGAAGCTGGGTGTGGCCATCCAGAAGCTCGCCAAGGAGGATCCCACCTTCCAGGTGCAGCTCGACGAGGAGACCGGCCAGACCGTCATCCGCGGCATGGGCGAGCTCCACCTCGACATCCTCGTGGACCGCATGCGTCGCGAGTTCAACGTCGAGGCCAACATCGGCAAGCCGCAGGTGGCCTACCGCGAGACGATCAAGCGGACGGTGGAGAAGTTCGACTTCACCCACAAGAAGCAGACCGGTGGCTCCGGCCAGTTCGCCAAGGTGCAGATCACCTTCGGCCCGCTGACCGACGCCGAGGACGGCGTGTTCTACGAGTTCGAGAACAAGGTCACCGGCGGTCGCATCCCGCGCGAGTACATCCCGAGCATCGATGCGGGCATCCAGGACGCCCTTCAGGGCGGCATCATGGCCGGTTACCCGGTCGTGAACGTCAAGGCCTCTCTCCTGGACGGCGCCTACCACGACGTCGACTCCTCGGAGATGGCCTTCAAGATCGCCGGCTCCATGGCGGCCAAGGAGGCCCTGCGCAAGGCGCAGCCGGTCCTCCTCGAGCCCCTCATGGACGTCGAGGTCCGTACTCCGGAGGAGTACATGGGAGATGTCATCGGCGACCTGAACTCCCGGCGAGGTCAGGTCCAGTCGATGGAGGACGCGAGCGGGGTCAAGATCGTCCGTGCTCTCGTCCCGCTGTCCGAGATGTTCGGGTACGTCGGCGACCTGCGGTCCAAGACCCAGGGTCGCGCGATGTACACGATGCAGTTCGACAGCTACGCGGAGGTCCCCGGCAGCATTGCTGAGGAGATCGTCGCGAAGACCCGGGGCGAGTGA
- a CDS encoding general stress protein, which produces MTQPPQSPRSASPLTARLYHLEYPRSLGVYSTYQEVQSVVDTLADRQFPVQSTLIVGTDLKLMERVTGRRTWPKVISQGALSGLWMGLFLGLLLLLLSPGNLTVILTSVVLGIVFFTVSSVIGYAMSGGRRDFTSMTATIPMQYELLVEHKHAAQAQQILAESGAAPTPARAPMPEGPHSTPAPHAPFGSGPVDDRSRPQAPVAYGTPAAPSAGSPSRPSYGQSAPTSDPSTPPRSSRPSFGMPAGSPLREDASSSSSPEQPSPAPRPQDERAPEDQRPGGDGAR; this is translated from the coding sequence ATGACCCAGCCGCCGCAGTCGCCGCGCTCCGCCTCTCCGCTGACGGCGCGCCTCTACCATCTCGAGTACCCCCGCTCCCTCGGCGTGTACAGCACGTACCAGGAGGTGCAGTCGGTCGTCGACACCCTGGCGGACAGGCAGTTCCCCGTGCAGAGCACGCTCATCGTGGGCACGGACCTCAAGCTCATGGAGCGCGTCACCGGACGCCGCACCTGGCCCAAGGTGATCTCCCAGGGCGCCCTCTCCGGGCTCTGGATGGGCCTGTTCCTGGGGCTCCTGCTGCTCCTGCTCTCCCCCGGGAACCTCACCGTGATCCTCACGAGCGTCGTGCTGGGCATCGTGTTCTTCACCGTCTCCTCGGTGATCGGGTACGCGATGAGCGGCGGCCGGAGGGACTTCACCTCGATGACGGCCACCATCCCGATGCAGTACGAGCTGCTGGTCGAGCACAAGCACGCCGCCCAGGCACAGCAGATCCTCGCCGAGTCCGGTGCGGCGCCCACCCCGGCGCGAGCACCGATGCCCGAGGGCCCGCACAGCACGCCCGCTCCTCACGCCCCGTTCGGATCCGGCCCCGTCGACGACCGGTCGCGGCCGCAGGCACCCGTCGCCTACGGGACACCCGCCGCCCCGTCGGCCGGCTCGCCGTCCCGGCCCAGCTACGGCCAGTCGGCGCCGACCTCGGACCCGTCGACCCCGCCGCGCAGCAGCCGGCCGAGCTTCGGCATGCCGGCCGGGTCGCCGCTGCGCGAGGACGCCTCGTCGAGCTCCTCCCCCGAACAGCCCTCCCCCGCACCGCGTCCCCAGGACGAGCGCGCACCCGAGGATCAGCGACCGGGCGGCGACGGCGCCCGCTGA
- the tuf gene encoding elongation factor Tu — protein MAKAKFERTKPHVNIGTIGHVDHGKTTLSAAISKVLYDKFPEVNQKRDFDTIDNAPEEKQRGITINVSHIEYETDKRHYAHVDAPGHADYVKNMITGAAQMDGAILVVAATDGPMAQTREHVLLAKQVGVPYLLAALNKSDMVDDEEILELVEMEVREMLGAQGFDEDAPVIQVSALKALEGDEKWVKKVEELMEAVDENIPDPVRDLDQPFLMPIEDVFTIQGRGTVVTGKVDRGKLAINSEVEILGIRDPQKTIVTGIEMFHKQMDEAWAGENCGLLLRGTKREDVERGQVVAKPGTITPHTNFEAQVYILSKDEGGRHNPFYSNYRPQFYFRTTDVTGVITLPEGTEMVMPGDNTEMTVELIQPIAMEEGLGFAIREGGRTVGSGRVTKITK, from the coding sequence ATGGCGAAGGCCAAGTTCGAGCGGACCAAGCCGCACGTCAACATCGGCACCATCGGTCACGTCGACCACGGCAAGACCACGCTGAGCGCTGCGATCTCGAAGGTTCTGTACGACAAGTTCCCCGAGGTCAACCAGAAGCGTGACTTCGACACGATCGACAACGCGCCCGAGGAGAAGCAGCGCGGCATCACGATCAACGTCTCGCACATCGAGTACGAGACCGACAAGCGCCACTACGCGCACGTCGACGCCCCCGGCCACGCCGACTACGTGAAGAACATGATCACCGGCGCCGCTCAGATGGACGGCGCGATCCTCGTGGTCGCCGCCACCGACGGCCCGATGGCTCAGACCCGTGAGCACGTGCTGCTCGCCAAGCAGGTCGGCGTTCCCTACCTGCTCGCCGCTCTCAACAAGTCCGACATGGTCGACGACGAGGAGATCCTCGAGCTCGTCGAGATGGAGGTCCGCGAGATGCTGGGCGCTCAGGGCTTCGACGAGGACGCACCGGTCATCCAGGTGTCCGCTCTCAAGGCGCTCGAGGGCGACGAGAAGTGGGTCAAGAAGGTCGAAGAGCTCATGGAGGCCGTCGACGAGAACATCCCGGACCCGGTCCGCGATCTCGATCAGCCCTTCCTGATGCCCATCGAGGACGTCTTCACGATCCAGGGTCGTGGCACCGTCGTCACCGGCAAGGTCGACCGCGGCAAGCTCGCGATCAACTCCGAGGTCGAGATCCTGGGCATCCGCGATCCCCAGAAGACGATCGTCACCGGTATCGAGATGTTCCACAAGCAGATGGACGAGGCGTGGGCCGGCGAGAACTGCGGTCTGCTGCTGCGTGGCACCAAGCGTGAGGACGTCGAGCGCGGCCAGGTCGTGGCCAAGCCCGGCACCATCACCCCCCACACCAACTTCGAGGCGCAGGTCTACATCCTGTCCAAGGACGAGGGTGGCCGCCACAACCCGTTCTACTCGAACTACCGTCCGCAGTTCTACTTCCGGACCACCGACGTCACCGGCGTCATCACGCTGCCCGAGGGCACCGAGATGGTCATGCCCGGCGACAACACCGAGATGACGGTCGAGCTGATCCAGCCCATCGCCATGGAGGAGGGCCTCGGCTTCGCCATCCGTGAGGGTGGCCGCACCGTGGGCTCCGGCCGCGTCACCAAGATCACCAAGTGA